The proteins below come from a single Trachemys scripta elegans isolate TJP31775 chromosome 16, CAS_Tse_1.0, whole genome shotgun sequence genomic window:
- the TIMM29 gene encoding mitochondrial import inner membrane translocase subunit Tim29 — MGHDIASSPLAGLWCKSLLQDYADACRDVALGFKEQPGKAGLYLSLLAGATVCSLHVPCDASFESSLLEASGTLLLLSPWIRNGSSEGHVQRLMKLRNQGRLRYQSLVFFSLVYQAPFDAEAALYQAHCKHLKPRWTDFPARILDVGFLGRWWVLSSKMKDSDINEEEFKYLPEHLRTISSRNLHSAANEKLFDEKYKPVILTEEQIERAEKEERQPLQGALNQ; from the exons ATGGGGCACGACATCG CTTCCTCTCCCCTTGCAGGTCTGTGGTGCAAGAGCCTCCTTCAGGATTACGCCGACGCCTGCCGGGATGTGGCCCTTGGCTTCAAGGAGCAGCCTGGGAAAGCCGGACTCTACCTCTCGCTGCTGGCCGGAGCCACCGTCTGCAGCCTCCACGTCCCCTGCGACGCCTCGTTCGAGTCCTCCCTCCTCGAAGCCTCGGGCaccctcctcctgctctcccccTGGATCCGGAATGGCAGCTCCGAGGGACACGTCCAGCGCCTGATGAAGCTCCGGAACCAGGGGCGTCTGCGCTACCAGAGCCTGGTCTTCTTCTCCCTCGTCTACCAGGCCCCCTTTGATGCGGAAGCGGCTCTGTACCAGGCTCACTGCAAACACCTGAAGCCGCGCTGGACGGACTTTCCCGCCCGGATCCTGGACGTGGGGTTCTTGGGCCGCTGGTGGGTTTTAAGTTCGAAAATGAAGGATTCCGACATCAACGAAGAGGAATTCAAGTATCTCCCTGAGCATCTCAGGACCATCTCCTCCCGGAACCTCCACTCGGCGGCCAACGAAAAACTCTTTGACGAGAAATACAAACCCGTCATCCTGACAGAGGAGCAGATTGAGCGGGCGGAAAAGGAGGAGCGGCAGCCACTTCAGGGAGCCTTAAACCAATGA